The stretch of DNA AAGAACTAAACAGTTTGGATGATAAAGGCAGTATGTTATAGAGCTGAATCTACCATTAATGCAATAAATAACACTGCTAAATACGGACTCGAAAATTTAAACAATGTCCATGCAGCTTTTTCCATAGGTTTCACCATTACCCAAACTGATAGTCCTACCATTAATCCCCCTGATGCAATTGCGGTCCATAGATATACTGCGCCTACCATCTCTTCACCTTCTTGAGTAGTGATGAAGAATGGAGCAATTGAAAACAATACCATGACAACAGTCGATAATGCAATTGCTCTAGCAGATGTTTTTTCTGATTGTACTGCAGTTAACATTGGCACATTTACTTTGTTATAATCTTCTTTGAAGTGTAGTGTTAAAGCCCAAATATGCATTGGAATCCAAATGAATACTAAACCTGCCATTGCCAAACCCATAGTCCATAAATCTGACATAGTTACAGCTACCCAACCAATCATTGGTGGTGAACCTCCACATAATCCGCCTAAAATTATATTGGTTCTTGAATTTCGTTTTAAGACATATGAGTAAATTAGAATATTATTTACTAATCCAAATGCAATGAATGCTGTTGCCCATGCACCTTGTTCTAATGTAGTGGTAAACGAAATCCCAAATGCTAAACCTAATGATATGCCTGCTAACACCAGACCAAAATTCCTTGCTTTGACTGCAGGATAGATTCTTTTTGATGGTAATGGTCTTTCCTTTGTTCGTTCCATTATTGCATCAATATCTCTATCATGATAATTTGTCAAAGTATTTGCAGCAGCTGATCCTGCAGCAACTGAAAATAACATCAAAATCCATGTAGCTGGAGATATTTCAATATTGTAAATATTGGACGCAGTTAATGTAGCCCCAAATGCTGTAAAAACTAGTAAATACCAAATTTTTGGCTTTGTTAATTCATAATATACTGCTACTCTTGATTGTGATTTTTGTTTTTGCAATATTAGTCACTATCCTTTGATGGCATATATGGCATTGCTTTCATTCGTGATTTCATTTCAATGAATGACTCTGATGACTGAATTCCTTCTATTCTTCCTATTCGTTCAGAAACCATTTTGTGCATTTGATCCAACGATTTTGAGTACATTGTTACAAGAATATCGAATCTGCCTGTAACTTCAGCCACTTCTCTAACTCCATCAATTTTGAATAATTCACCAATGATATGATCACGTTTTTTTGTATCCATATTGATTCCAGTTAAAGCTTTGACATTGTATCCAAGTTCTTCATCATTTACAACAATTGTAAATCGTTCAATTAATTTTCTTTTAACCAACCTTTTGATTCTTGAATAAACAACAGAAGAATTTACATTGATTTTTTTTGATAATCTTGGAACTGAAATTGAAGCATCATTAGATAATTCTGACAAAATTTGTAAATCTAAATCATCAACTTTTGCCGTCTAAAACACCTGAGACGATCTAGATTTCTGGATCTTATAAAGTTATTATTGTAAAAATTGCAAAAATAATCTAAATTTTGCCTTTTTTGTATAACATTTCTGCTAACAATACTGCACCTTTTGCTGAACCCATTTTTTTGTTATGAGAGAACAGCATGTATTTGAGACCATTTTCAAACAATTCTTCTTTTTCTACTCTTCCAATTGTTGTAGTCATTCCATCTCCAACAGTTCTTTCCATTCTTGGTTGGGGTCTAGTTGGATCTTCGTGAAATGCATAGTAATCTTCTGGAGCTGAAGGTAATCCAGCTACTGAGATAGTTTTGTTATATTCATTATAGGTATCTTTCGCTTTTGAAGGATCAATATTTTCTGAAGTTTCAACAAAAACTGATTCAGTATGACCATCAATCACTGGAACTCTAGTACAGGTAGCACTAATTCTAATATCTGCATCTTCAATTTTTCCATCTTTTAGTTTACCGAGTATTTTTCTCGTTTCTAATCTTACTTTTCCTTCTTCTTTTGGAATATATGGCAAAATATTGTCTGTAATGCCCATTGCAGATACTCCTGATTTGCCTCCTCCAGAAATTGCTTGCATAGAAGTCATCATGACTTTTTTTGCTCCATATTTTTCAAGTAATGGCTTTAATGTAATTGCTAAACCTGTTGTAGTACAATTAGGTAATGGTGCTACCCAACCTTTCCAATTCCTGTTCTTCTTTTGTACTTCAAGTAATTCACTTTGTTCATCATTAATTCCTGGAATTAAAATTGGCACATCATCTTCATATCTATAAGCTGAACTTGTAGAAATAACTGGTAAATCTGCTGCCATTTTGGTTTCTATGTCTCTAGCTGCAACTGATTCAACTGCTGAAAATACTAGATCTAATTGAGATACATCTAATTGATCTATTGATTTTACTGTCATTTCTTTGATATATTCTGGAATTTCTCCACCTACATCCCATGCTACAATTCCACTAGCATCTTTGATTGCATCAAGATATTTTTTTCCAGCAGAACGTTCAGATGCAGCAATTTGGGTTACTTCAAACCATGGATGATTGTTTAATGATTGAACAAATTCTTGACCAACAGAACCTGTAACTCCGATAATTGCCACTCTTTTCTTGTCCATTACTACAATATGGATCGCTTTCAATTAATAATCGTTTTCTGGATTACCACAACATACTAAATCAACGCATTCTATTTGGAACTGTGAAAATACGAACAAAATCATCTTTAATTAGACATATTCCAGTTGTTCATGGTGGCAAAAATCAATTTCAAAACACAGATCTACAGATAATTGATTTTAGCTCAAATATTTCTCCTATAGGAATCCCATCATCCATAAAAAAAACTCTTAAAAAAAATATCGATAAAATCAATAACTATCCAGATTTTAATTCATCTGGAGTAATTTTGAGCCTAGAAAAATATACTCATCTAGATAAACCAAATCTCTTAGTTGGCAATGGAGCAATTGAAATAATCTATAATTTTTGTAATGCATTTTTATCCAAAAAAACTAAGGTTTTGATTCCTATCCCTACTTTTCAAGAATATGAAACTGCTTCTAAACTCAATGACTGTCAAATTTCATATTTCAAAACAATGGATCTCTCAGAAAATATTGAACAATTTATTTCAAAAATCCCAAAAAATGGATGTATTTTTATTTGTAATCCTAATAATCCCACAGGAAAACTTTTAGAGAAAAATCAACTTTTACAAATTATTAAAAAAGCAAAAAAACTTTCTACCCTTGTATTTGTTGATGAATGTTTTATTGACATGGTTCCAAAATCTAATGAATCCGTAATTTCATATGTTAAAACATTTGATAATCTTTTTGTTTTACAATCTTTAACTAAATCTTTTGCACTAGCTGGAATTCGTATTGGATATGCAGCATCATCAAAATATATGATCAATATTTTACAAAAGATAAGAATTCCTTGGAGTGTAAACACATTGGCTCAAGAAGCTGCTATTACTGCACTAAAGAATAAAACTCATCTTAAAAAATCTAATTTAATTATTAAAAAAGAATTGAATTATTTAACGAAAGAAATCAACAAATTAAACGGATTTGATTGTAACAAATCTTCAACAAATTTTATTCTAATCAAAACTAAAAAAGATTCAACAAGCTTACAAAAAAAATTATTAAAAAAACAAATTTTAATTCGAGACTGTAAAAATTTTCGAGGATTAAATAATCATTATGTTAGAATTGCTGTAAAATCACATAAAGATAATCTAAAACTAGTTAAAGCGTTGGAGAAATTAAAATGAAATCTTTGATGGTTCAGGGAACATCATCTGGTGCCGGAAAAACTACTTTAGTTGCAGCATTATGTAGAATTTTTTCTGATAAAGGTTATCGTGTAGCTCCTTTCAAATCTCAAAATATGTCTAATTTTGCATACGTCACGCCTGAATTTGAAATTTCACGTGCTCAGGCTATCCAAGCCATTGCATCAAGATGTGAAATTACTGCTAATCTTAATCCTATTTTACTCAAACCTGTTGGTAATTACAAGAGCATCGTATACCTTAATGGAAAAAAATACAAGAAAATGCATGCAAAGGAATACTATGAAAAATTTGTAAACCAAGAAGGAATTAAGATTGCATCAAAATCTCTAAAATCATTACAAAAAAACAATGATTTAGTAATTTTAGAGGGTGCTGGTTCTCCCGTTGAAATTAATTTACAAAAATTTGATATTGCAAACATGAAGATTGCAAATATAGCAAAAGCATCTGTATTATTAGTTTCAGATATTGACAAAGGTGGTTCTTTTGCAAGTCTTGTTGGAACTATGACATTACTTGAACAAAAATATCAAAAATTGGTAAAAGGATTTCTATTTAACAAATTCAGAGGAGACTTGGAAGTTTTAAAACCAGGATTTCAAAAACTCAAAAAAATAACAAAAATACCTGTAATGGGAACTATCCCTTTGATGTCATTAGATTTACCAGAAGAAGATTCTCTTCATGTAAATCCAAAAGAAATTGAGTGGACAAAAAAAAATATTTCAAAAATTGATTCTGAATTAACCAAATTAGCTAAAACTGTAAAATCAAATATTGACATTAAATCCATTGAGAGGATTTTACAATGATAGTGGAATCCTTACTTGTGATTAGTTTTGCAATTTTAATTGATTTTAAATTTGGAGATCCTAAAAATAAATATCATCCTACAGCTTGGATTGGAACTTTAATTGCAAAATTTACTCCAATTGCCAAAAATGAGAATTATTTGATTGAAAAGCTTGGTGGTGTATGTATTATAGTAATCACTTCTGGAATAGTTATCTCATTACTTTTAATTTTAGAAATGAGTATTTCTTTGATATCTGTTGATATTGTTTCAATAATTGTTTCAGTAGTTGTTGGTGCTTTCCTTTTCAAAACTACTATTGCTATACGTGGAATGGAAAAGCATGCATTATCTGTATTGGAATCTATTGATGAAAACAATCTAGATATGGCTAGAAATCACTTATCAATGATAGTTAAAAGGAATACCAAAAATTTAGATAAAAATCATATTCTTTCAGGCGTGTTAGAAAGTATTAGTGAAAATACTGTTGATGGAATTACTGGTCCATTATTCTATTATGCATTGATAGGACTGCCTGGAGCATTTGTTTATAGAATTATCAATACTGCAGATTCAATGATTGGATACAAAACTAATCTCTTCAAAAATATAGGTTGGTTTGCAGCAACATCTGATAGTGTTTTAAATTATATTCCATCTAGACTTACAGGATTAATCATGATCATTTCTGCTGCAATTTTGCAAAATAATTGGAGAGAATCTTACAACATAATGATACGAGATGGTAAAAATACTGAAAGCCCAAATGCAGGATATCCTATGGCAGCATTAGCTGGTGCATTGGAAACAAAATTTGAAAAACTTAATCATTACAAATTAGGTGATGGTAAAATAGTTCTTACAAAACAACATGTGTATTCTGCTATTTCTATAATGAAACTCACTTCGATACTTTTCTTTGTAGTAATAACTATTCCAATGATCATTGCCTTATCATTAGCTGGATGGTGGATTCATGCTTAAAGAAATAGGGTCTGTTTTTTCATTTTTAACAATTTTCCCTTCATCAAATGCAACTTTAGAAACTATTGCAAAGTACATGTTTGTTTTTCCTATAGTTGGAATTGTAATTGGATTGTTGATTGGTTCTCTAGGATTTGGATTATCTTTTATTTTAGAACCTTTGTTAGTTAGTCTTTTAGTTGTTGCTTCCATAGCAATTGTAACTGGTATACATCATGCAGATGGATTAGCTGATTTTGCAGATGGACTTATGGTCAAAGGTACAAAAAATAAAAAACTTCAAGCTATGAAAGATCTTTCTACTGGCTCAGCTGGAATTGTAGCTATTGTTTTGTATATCGTAGGTTTGATAATTACTATTTCACTTACAAGTGGATTTGATCTGTTCAAAGCAATTCTGATCAGTGAGATTTTAGCAAAATTTTCCATGGTATTGATGGCTAGTTTAGGTAAATCTGCTTCTTTAGGCTCAAATTCCCCATTCATCGAATTTATGAAAGATAAGAAAAAACTTTCAACAGCATTTCTAATTATGTTAATTCCAGTTATATTCATAGGTGAAACCACTGGATTAGTAATGTTGGGTATTGCCATTATTTTGACTTTATTCATCTTAGCAATTTCTACTCGTAGTTTTGGTGGAATCACTGGAGATGTTCTTGGTGCAACTAATGAATTAACACGCTTAGCTTCATTGATGGTGTTTGTTTCATTATGATTGGCATTGTAATGGCTGGTGGTAAAGGGACTCGTATGAAATTAGATGAAGAAAAATTATTACTGCAATACAAAAAACCAATTATTCTCCATGTTCTTGATTCATTAAAAAATTCAAATTGTTTTTCAAAAATTTTGGTAGTTACAAGTTGTAATTCACCTAAAACCAAGAACCTTGTAGAAAAAAATAATTTTAAAACTTTTGATTCTCCCGGAATAGGATATGTTGAAGATCTAAATCTAGTATTACAAAATATTAATGAAAGTGTTTTTGTCGTCTCTGGTGATTTACCTTTATTAGATGAAGAAATTACTCAAAAAATTACAAATAGTTTTGATCCAGAAAAAACATGGACTAGTATCCTTGTAACAAATAAATTTTTGACTTCATTAGGACTACATTCTGATTACTCAATTAATTTTGAAAACAATACATGCCATTATACAGGGATTTCTCTAATTAATTCTGAAAAAATTTCTTCTTTGGAAAATGTAGTTGAAACTTTTGTAATAATCGATGATAAGAGAATTGCTTTTAATCTAAATTCTAAACAGGATTATGATTTACTCGGCGCTACCTGAGACTTTTCCATTTATCAAAGCTTTTGAACCTGTTGGCTCAGAAATAGTATTTCCACAAGAATTACAAGCAATTTGTGTTGATGCATGTGAATAAATTACTTGTAATTCACCACATTCATTACAATTGACTTTTTGAAATTTACTTGACGGCTTAGGAATTTCAACGTGATCTTTTTTCATGCTGCCACCAACTCGAATTTCTTAATTCTAACACCTAGTTTATTGTATTTCTTTTTACAAACAGTACATGTCATAATAGGAGTAACTTTTTTTGTAACTTTGGCTGGTTTGGCTAATTTTGGGAATTTTTGTCCACCATATCCTTGTTTACGCTCTGCGTGACGACGTTCGCCTCTTGCTGAACCACGTCTTTTTCCAGCCTTGTAAATGGAGACCTTTTGTTCAGTATGTGTTTTACATTTTGCACAATACTTTCTGATCACCTTTGGAATGTTCATATCAACAAAACCTCTTCAACCGTAATTTAAGCATTGAATCTATAATAGGCGCAAAATCCAATAAACAAACGTGACTTCGAGCCTAGCAA from Nitrosopumilus sp. encodes:
- a CDS encoding cobyric acid synthase encodes the protein MKSLMVQGTSSGAGKTTLVAALCRIFSDKGYRVAPFKSQNMSNFAYVTPEFEISRAQAIQAIASRCEITANLNPILLKPVGNYKSIVYLNGKKYKKMHAKEYYEKFVNQEGIKIASKSLKSLQKNNDLVILEGAGSPVEINLQKFDIANMKIANIAKASVLLVSDIDKGGSFASLVGTMTLLEQKYQKLVKGFLFNKFRGDLEVLKPGFQKLKKITKIPVMGTIPLMSLDLPEEDSLHVNPKEIEWTKKNISKIDSELTKLAKTVKSNIDIKSIERILQ
- a CDS encoding 30S ribosomal protein S27e, coding for MKKDHVEIPKPSSKFQKVNCNECGELQVIYSHASTQIACNSCGNTISEPTGSKALINGKVSGSAE
- the cyoE gene encoding heme o synthase, which translates into the protein MQKQKSQSRVAVYYELTKPKIWYLLVFTAFGATLTASNIYNIEISPATWILMLFSVAAGSAAANTLTNYHDRDIDAIMERTKERPLPSKRIYPAVKARNFGLVLAGISLGLAFGISFTTTLEQGAWATAFIAFGLVNNILIYSYVLKRNSRTNIILGGLCGGSPPMIGWVAVTMSDLWTMGLAMAGLVFIWIPMHIWALTLHFKEDYNKVNVPMLTAVQSEKTSARAIALSTVVMVLFSIAPFFITTQEGEEMVGAVYLWTAIASGGLMVGLSVWVMVKPMEKAAWTLFKFSSPYLAVLFIALMVDSAL
- the cobS gene encoding adenosylcobinamide-GDP ribazoletransferase, encoding MLKEIGSVFSFLTIFPSSNATLETIAKYMFVFPIVGIVIGLLIGSLGFGLSFILEPLLVSLLVVASIAIVTGIHHADGLADFADGLMVKGTKNKKLQAMKDLSTGSAGIVAIVLYIVGLIITISLTSGFDLFKAILISEILAKFSMVLMASLGKSASLGSNSPFIEFMKDKKKLSTAFLIMLIPVIFIGETTGLVMLGIAIILTLFILAISTRSFGGITGDVLGATNELTRLASLMVFVSL
- a CDS encoding cobalamin biosynthesis protein, which translates into the protein MIVESLLVISFAILIDFKFGDPKNKYHPTAWIGTLIAKFTPIAKNENYLIEKLGGVCIIVITSGIVISLLLILEMSISLISVDIVSIIVSVVVGAFLFKTTIAIRGMEKHALSVLESIDENNLDMARNHLSMIVKRNTKNLDKNHILSGVLESISENTVDGITGPLFYYALIGLPGAFVYRIINTADSMIGYKTNLFKNIGWFAATSDSVLNYIPSRLTGLIMIISAAILQNNWRESYNIMIRDGKNTESPNAGYPMAALAGALETKFEKLNHYKLGDGKIVLTKQHVYSAISIMKLTSILFFVVITIPMIIALSLAGWWIHA
- a CDS encoding NTP transferase domain-containing protein, which gives rise to MIGIVMAGGKGTRMKLDEEKLLLQYKKPIILHVLDSLKNSNCFSKILVVTSCNSPKTKNLVEKNNFKTFDSPGIGYVEDLNLVLQNINESVFVVSGDLPLLDEEITQKITNSFDPEKTWTSILVTNKFLTSLGLHSDYSINFENNTCHYTGISLINSEKISSLENVVETFVIIDDKRIAFNLNSKQDYDLLGAT
- a CDS encoding Lrp/AsnC family transcriptional regulator, whose product is MSELSNDASISVPRLSKKINVNSSVVYSRIKRLVKRKLIERFTIVVNDEELGYNVKALTGINMDTKKRDHIIGELFKIDGVREVAEVTGRFDILVTMYSKSLDQMHKMVSERIGRIEGIQSSESFIEMKSRMKAMPYMPSKDSD
- the asd gene encoding aspartate-semialdehyde dehydrogenase — its product is MDKKRVAIIGVTGSVGQEFVQSLNNHPWFEVTQIAASERSAGKKYLDAIKDASGIVAWDVGGEIPEYIKEMTVKSIDQLDVSQLDLVFSAVESVAARDIETKMAADLPVISTSSAYRYEDDVPILIPGINDEQSELLEVQKKNRNWKGWVAPLPNCTTTGLAITLKPLLEKYGAKKVMMTSMQAISGGGKSGVSAMGITDNILPYIPKEEGKVRLETRKILGKLKDGKIEDADIRISATCTRVPVIDGHTESVFVETSENIDPSKAKDTYNEYNKTISVAGLPSAPEDYYAFHEDPTRPQPRMERTVGDGMTTTIGRVEKEELFENGLKYMLFSHNKKMGSAKGAVLLAEMLYKKGKI
- a CDS encoding 50S ribosomal protein L44e, with translation MNIPKVIRKYCAKCKTHTEQKVSIYKAGKRRGSARGERRHAERKQGYGGQKFPKLAKPAKVTKKVTPIMTCTVCKKKYNKLGVRIKKFELVAA
- the cobD gene encoding threonine-phosphate decarboxylase CobD, giving the protein MKIRTKSSLIRHIPVVHGGKNQFQNTDLQIIDFSSNISPIGIPSSIKKTLKKNIDKINNYPDFNSSGVILSLEKYTHLDKPNLLVGNGAIEIIYNFCNAFLSKKTKVLIPIPTFQEYETASKLNDCQISYFKTMDLSENIEQFISKIPKNGCIFICNPNNPTGKLLEKNQLLQIIKKAKKLSTLVFVDECFIDMVPKSNESVISYVKTFDNLFVLQSLTKSFALAGIRIGYAASSKYMINILQKIRIPWSVNTLAQEAAITALKNKTHLKKSNLIIKKELNYLTKEINKLNGFDCNKSSTNFILIKTKKDSTSLQKKLLKKQILIRDCKNFRGLNNHYVRIAVKSHKDNLKLVKALEKLK